Proteins encoded together in one Falco peregrinus isolate bFalPer1 chromosome 2, bFalPer1.pri, whole genome shotgun sequence window:
- the SLC25A4 gene encoding ADP/ATP translocase 1, whose product MGDQALSFLKDFLAGGIAAAISKTAVAPIERVKLLLQVQHASKQITAEKQYKGIIDCIVRIPKEQGIISFWRGNLANVIRYFPTQALNFAFKDKYKQIFLGGVDRHKQFWRYFAGNLASGGAAGATSLCFVYPLDFARTRLAADVGKGASEREFTGLGDCIVKIFKSDGLKGLYQGFSVSVQGIIIYRAAYFGVYDTAKGMLPDPKNVHIVVSWMIAQSVTAVAGLVSYPFDTVRRRMMMQSGRKGADIMYKGTIDCWKKIAKDEGSKAFFKGAWSNVLRGMGGAFVLVLYDEIKKYV is encoded by the exons ATGGGTGACCAAGCGCTCAGCTTCCTCAAGGATTTTTTGGCCGGTGGGATCGCTGCCGCCATCTCCAAGACGGCTGTCGCCCCCATCGAGAGAGTGAagttgctgctgcag GTCCAGCATGCCAGCAAACAGATCACGGCCGAGAAGCAGTACAAGGGCATCATCGACTGCATAGTCCGCATCCCCAAGGAGCAAGGCATCATCTCCTTCTGGAGAGGCAACCTGGCCAATGTCATCCGGTACTTCCCCACCCAGGCCCTCAACTTTGCCTTCAAGGACAAGTACAAGCAGATCTTCCTGGGGGGAGTGGACAGGCACAAGCAGTTCTGGCGCTACTTCGCGGGGAACCTGGCGTccgggggcgcggcgggagcCACCTCCCTCTGCTTCGTCTACCCGCTGGATTTCGCCAGGACCCGGCTGGCGGCTGATGTGGGCAAAGGAGCCAGCGAGAGGGAGTTCACTGGCCTGGGCGACTGCATCGTCAAGATCTTCAAGTCTGATGGCTTGAAGGGCCTGTACCAAGGGTTCAGTGTGTCCGTCCAGGGCATCATCATCTACAGAGCGGCCTATTTTGGGGTTTATGACACAGCCAAGG GTATGTTGCCTGATCCAAAGAATGTGCATATTGTAGTCAGCTGGATGATCGCCCAGAGTGTCACTGCAGTAGCAGGGCTGGTTTCTTACCCTTTTGACACTGTGCGACGTAGGATGATGATGCAGTCTGGCCGAAAGGGAG CTGATATTATGTACAAGGGCACAATTGATTGCTGGAAGAAGATAGCTAAAGATGAAGGATCCAAAGCGTTCTTCAAGGGTGCCTGGTCGAATGTGTTGAGAGGCATGGGTGGAGCTTTTGTATTAGTACTTTACGATGAAATCAAGAAATACGTCTAA